In Sparus aurata chromosome 2, fSpaAur1.1, whole genome shotgun sequence, a single genomic region encodes these proteins:
- the LOC115569121 gene encoding alpha-2-macroglobulin isoform X2 yields the protein MAPLLQMFAVIIASTLLRTATSAHLNDTVFAVTVSSQVRGGKQETLCAQIHGPTEPVTLTVTLEVDASSTVILEEAVKQDFYRCLNFQVPPVRTRKVASINVTIQGESASMSKKTKILIEPAAFIHIIQTDKPIYKPGQTVQFRIVSMDANFIPVARVYKVVELQDPNSNRIAQWLDKAIVSGILDLSHPMIPEAMQGSYMITASTDKGERISHSFDIKEYVLPKYEVKVHLPSVISILDQEATLRVCGKYTYGKPVVGSVRAVFCRSVIRFHWYTSFQETDLCKTYEMTTDKSGCASQTVNLTEFSLTKSMYDDSFDVSAEMEEYGTGVILKGSGRASFSSQIRAVTFEDVPAAYKPGIPFEGKVKVVGPDTKPVSNEAVYLFALDSQNLTLTTDTKGMASFSLDTTLWTDTVTLKARSRKTEENEPYEPSVRRPDYRSAYHHAAAFYSKSSSFLKLMQVNEEISCDKDATVRAQYIIQGEELKKGPVVEVDFFYLVVSRGGILQHGRVSAAVKGGIVNRGEVSIPLRQVTNLAPFAQVVVYTVMPSGETVADSQDYPIQLCLNNKVSLKFPSLQELPAEKTTLSLQAHPGSMCSVRAIDQSVLLLQSEQELTVDYVYSQLPLQKLSGYNYEVEDFEPYPCFPLPMPEPEPEPEPEPEPELAIELGLEASDRTKRSIYFGQPNQKNDVYSIFKDIGIKIVTNSDVKKPYNCHERSYDLMYYDADVLDSPVPMAFNMMPQSSGGVKGKEEEKKETVRTFFPETWIWDLVTVGDSGSVDVEKTVPDTITKWAAGAFCVSSVGFGVSPNIGLTAFQPFFVSLTLPYSVIRGEVFTLKATVFNYLSKCIMVKVTLTDSDQYTFRNCEGCQYNVCLCGEESRTFSWIVTPTALGQVNLKVSAEALKTDVLCGNEVATVPDTGRIDTVVRTLLVEAEGTPQTISHNALLCPAEGPVEKKISLLMPEMFVAGSARASVSVLGDLMGRATKNLDKLLAMPYGCGEQNMVLFAPNIFILNYLKSTGQLTKEIQDRATRFLESGYQRELTYKHDDGSYSAFGKNDDSGNTWLTSFVMKSFGGATPYIFVHPQHIKEARRWLSKHQRPDGCIRSVGKLFHNGMKGGVSDDVSLTAYITAALLELNGNVTDPMVQNCLNCLKEAVAGQLDNLYTSALLSYTFTLAGDEETRSKLVTYLHHKSDTHGGTRHWARAGASGKGLDSLEVEMTSYVLLALLSGPTMKEFGLDYSSGIVRWLAQQQNPSGGFSSTQDTVVALQALAKYGAATYSEEGSTAVTVTSLGGLNKEFTVDQRTRLLYQEERLSEVPGEYTIRAQGQSCVLAQISMHYNIPPPPDFSAFNITTVTMAKCNISRPQLILFVTVRYQGRREETNMVIINIKLLSGYILDKSSLKLLRSDHSVKRVDVEEGFINIYLDGLKKDEPLIHSVTLEEDQPVRNLKPAVVKVYDYYQTSDVAVTDYTSPCAENDTINEL from the exons TGTTTTTGCAGTGACTGTGAGCTCCCAGGTGAGAGGAGGGAAACAGGAGACCTTGTGTGCCCAGATCCACGGCCCCACGGAGCCCGTCACCCTGACCGTCACCCTCGAAGTGGATGCTAGCAGCACCGTCATCCTGGAGGAGGCTGTCAAACAGGACTTTTACCGCTGCTTAAACTTCCAG GTCCCTCCAGTGCGCACCAGAAAAGTGGCATCCATTAATGTCACTATTCAGGGTGAGAGCGCCTCCATGAGTAAGAAGACCAAAATCCTCATTGAGCCTGCTGCTTTTATCCATATCATCCAGACTGACAAACCGATCTACAAACCTGGACAGACTG TCCAGTTCCGAATTGTCTCCATGGATGCCAACTTCATCCCTGTAGCTAGAGTG tacAAAGTGGTGGAGCTTCAG GATCCCAATTCGAATCGAATAGCCCAGTGGTTGGACAAGGCCATTGTTAGTGGCATCCTGGATCTTTCCCACCCAATGATTCCTGAGGCGATGCAAGGAAGCTACATGATCACCGCCTCAACGGACAAAGGAGAGCGAATATCCCACAGTTTTGACATCAAGGAATACG ttTTGCCAAAGTATGAAGTGAAAGTTCACCTGCCCAGTGTGATTTCCATCTTGGACCAAGAGGCAACATTAAGGGTCTGCGGAAA GTACACCTATGGGAAACCAGTTGTTGGTTCGGTGCGGGCTGTGTTTTGTAGAAGCGTCATTCGATTTCACTGGTATACAAGTTTCCAAGAAACTGACCTCTGCAAGACATATGAAATGACA ACGGATAAAAGTGGTTGCGCTTCGCAAACTGTGAACCTGACGGAGTTTTCCCTCACCAAGAGCATGTACGATGACAGTTTTGACGTCAGTGCTGAAATGGAGGAATATGGCACAG GGGTCATTCTTAAAGGCAGTGGGCGGGCCAGCTTCAGCAGTCAGATCAGAGCTGTCACCTTTGAGGATGTACCTGCAGCATACAAGCCTGGCATCCCATTCGAGGGAAAG GTCAAAGTGGTCGGCCCAGACACCAAGCCTGTCTCCAATGAGGCAGTGTACCTGTTTGCCCTTGACTCACAAAACTTAACACTCACTACAGACACCAAAGGCatggcttcattttctttgGACACCACCCTCTGGACAGACACTGTGACTCTAAAG GCGAGGTCCAGAAAGACGGAGGAGAATGAGCCATATGAGCCCAGTGTGCGCAGACCAGACTACAGGTCGGCCTACCACCACGCCGCAGCATTTTACTCCAAGAGCAGCAGCTTTCTGAAGCTCATGCAGGTCAACGAGGAGATCTCCTGTGACAAAGATGCCACTGTGCGTGCTCAGTACATCATCCAGGGGGAGGAGCTAAAGAAGGGACCAGTAGTGGAAGTTGACTTCTTTTACCTG GTGGTGTCCAGAGGTGGAATTTTGCAGCACGGTCGGGTGTCAGCAGCTGTTAAAGGAGGGATTG TCAACAGGGGAGAGGTTTCCATCCCCCTCCGTCAGGTTACAAACCTGGCACCATTTGCCCAGGTGGTAGTTTACACTGTGATGCCCAGTGGAGAGACCGTGGCCGACAGCCAGGACTACCCCATTCAACTCTGCCTCAATAACAAG GTGTCTCTGAAGTTTCCGTCCCTCCAGGAGCTTCCAGCAGAGAAGACGACACTCAGTCTGCAGGCACACCCAGGCTCCATGTGCTCTGTCAGAGCCATCGACCAGAgcgtcctcctgctgcagtcagagcaggaaCTCACGGTGGACTAT GTGTACAGCCAGCTGCCTTTGCAGAAGCTGTCAGGATACAACTATGAAGTGGAAGACTTTGAGCCATATCCATGCTTCCCTTTGCCAatgccagaaccagaaccagaaccagagcctGAACCGGAACCAGAACTGGCGATTGAGCTTGGACTGGAGGCATCTGATCGAACGAAGCGCTCAATCTACTTTGGACAGCCCAATCAGAAGAATGATGTCTACAGCATCTTTAAA GATATTGGGATCAAAATTGTGACCAACTCCGATGTGAAAAAACCTTATAACTGCCATGAAAGGAGTTATGACTTAATGTACTATGATGCTG ATGTCTTAGACTCTCCGGTTCCCATGGCCTTCAACATGATGCCTCAGAGCTCAGGTGGTGTGAAAggtaaagaggaggagaagaaggagaccGTCAGGACATTCTTCCCTGAAACCTGGATCTGGGACCTAGTTACCGTGGG AGACAGTGGGTCCGTGGATGTGGAGAAGACAGTGCCTGACACCATCACAAAGTGGGCAGCCGGAGCTTTCTGCGTCTCGTCTGTGGGCTTCGGTGTGTCGCCCAACATTGGACTGACTGCCTTCCAGCCGTTCTTTGTCAGTCTCACTTTGCCCTACTCTGTCATCCGAGGGGAGGTGTTCACACTCAAAGCCACGGTCTTCAACTATCTCTCCAAATGCATCATG gtgaagGTTACACTGACTGATTCAGACCAGTACACCTTCAGGAACTGTGAGGGCTGCCAGTACaacgtgtgtctgtgtggggaGGAGAGCAGGACCTTCTCATGGATTGTAACGCCGACCGCTCTAG GTCAGGTGAATCTGAAGGTCAGCGCAGAGGCCCTGAAGACCGACGTACTGTGTGGCAACGAGGTGGCCACCGTCCCCGACACGGGCCGAATCGACACGGTGGTCCGCACCCTGCTGGTGGAG GCTGAAGGAACACCGCAGACGATCAGTCATAATGCTCTGCTCTGTCCTGCAG AGGGGCCCGTGGAGAAGAAAATCTCTCTCCTGATGCCTGAGATGTTTGTTGCTGGATCAGCCAGGgcctctgtctctgttctgg GTGACCTGATGGGCCGAGCCACAAAGAACCTGGACAAGCTCCTGGCCATGCCGTACGGCTGCGGGGAGCAGAACATGGTGCTGTTTGCTCCCAACATCTTCATCCTCAACTACCTGAAAAGCACCGGTCAGCTGACCAAGGAGATTCAGGACAGAGCAACACGCTTCCTGGAGAGCG gaTATCAGAGGGAGCTGACCTACAAGCATGATGACGGCTCCTACAGTGCCTTTGGGAAGAATGATGATTCTGGAAACACCTG GCTGACCTCTTTTGTGATGAAGTCTTTCGGCGGGGCGACGCCGTACATCTTTGTGCATCCGCAGCACATTAAAGAAGCCAGGAGGTGGCTGTCCAAACACCAGCGGCCTGACGGCTGCATCAGGTCTGTGGGGAAACTCTTCCACAACGGCATGAAG GGAGGAGTGAGCGACGACGTGTCTCTGACGGCCTACATCACGGCCGCCCTGCTGGAGCTGAACGGCAACGTCACG GACCCCATGGTGCAGAACTGCCTGAACTGTCTGAAGGAAGCAGTGGCCGGCCAGCTGGACAACCTGTACACCAGCGCCCTGCTGTCCTACACCTTCACTCTGGCTGGAGACGAGGAGACGAGGAGCAAACTCGTCACATACCTGCACCACAAGTCCGACACGCATG GTGGCACCCGTCACTGGGCCAGAGCAGGGGCTTCTGGGAAAGGCCTGGACTCTTTGGAGGTGGAGATGACCTCCTACGTGCTGCTGGCTCTGCTCTCCGGCCCGACCATGAAAGAATTTGGTCTGGATTACTCCTCCGGCATCGTGCGCTGGCTCGCCCAGCAGCAGAACCCGAGCGGTGGCTTCTCCTCCACACAG gaCACCGTGGTGGCCCTCCAGGCTCTGGCTAAGTACGGCGCTGCCACCTACAGTGAGGAGGGCAGCACTGCAGTGACGGTGACGTCTCTGGGAGGCCTGAACAAAGAGTTCACGGTGGATCAGAGGACCAGGCTGCTGTACCAGGAGGAGAGGCTGAGCGAGGTCCCAGGAGAGTACACCATCAGAGCCCAGGGACAGAGCTGCGTGCTGGCACAG ATCTCCATGCATTACAACATCCCCCCTCCCCCCGACTTCTCTGCCTTCAACATCACCACCGTCACCATGGCCAAGTGCAACATCAGCAGGCCCCAGCTCATCCTCTTTGTGACCGTcag
- the LOC115569121 gene encoding alpha-2-macroglobulin isoform X1, translating to MAPLLQMFAVIIASTLLRTATSAHLNDTVFAVTVSSQVRGGKQETLCAQIHGPTEPVTLTVTLEVDASSTVILEEAVKQDFYRCLNFQVPPVRTRKVASINVTIQGESASMSKKTKILIEPAAFIHIIQTDKPIYKPGQTVQFRIVSMDANFIPVARVYKVVELQDPNSNRIAQWLDKAIVSGILDLSHPMIPEAMQGSYMITASTDKGERISHSFDIKEYVLPKYEVKVHLPSVISILDQEATLRVCGKYTYGKPVVGSVRAVFCRSVIRFHWYTSFQETDLCKTYEMTTDKSGCASQTVNLTEFSLTKSMYDDSFDVSAEMEEYGTGVILKGSGRASFSSQIRAVTFEDVPAAYKPGIPFEGKVKVVGPDTKPVSNEAVYLFALDSQNLTLTTDTKGMASFSLDTTLWTDTVTLKARSRKTEENEPYEPSVRRPDYRSAYHHAAAFYSKSSSFLKLMQVNEEISCDKDATVRAQYIIQGEELKKGPVVEVDFFYLVVSRGGILQHGRVSAAVKGGIVNRGEVSIPLRQVTNLAPFAQVVVYTVMPSGETVADSQDYPIQLCLNNKVSLKFPSLQELPAEKTTLSLQAHPGSMCSVRAIDQSVLLLQSEQELTVDYVYSQLPLQKLSGYNYEVEDFEPYPCFPLPMPEPEPEPEPEPEPELAIELGLEASDRTKRSIYFGQPNQKNDVYSIFKDIGIKIVTNSDVKKPYNCHERSYDLMYYDAEVQFGDVFLDYAALDDSAGMTKEIVKDPAGMTKETIRTYFPETWIWELVSVGDSGSVDVEKTVPDTITKWAAGAFCVSSVGFGVSPNIGLTAFQPFFVSLTLPYSVIRGEVFTLKATVFNYLSKCIMVKVTLTDSDQYTFRNCEGCQYNVCLCGEESRTFSWIVTPTALGQVNLKVSAEALKTDVLCGNEVATVPDTGRIDTVVRTLLVEAEGTPQTISHNALLCPAEGPVEKKISLLMPEMFVAGSARASVSVLGDLMGRATKNLDKLLAMPYGCGEQNMVLFAPNIFILNYLKSTGQLTKEIQDRATRFLESGYQRELTYKHDDGSYSAFGKNDDSGNTWLTSFVMKSFGGATPYIFVHPQHIKEARRWLSKHQRPDGCIRSVGKLFHNGMKGGVSDDVSLTAYITAALLELNGNVTDPMVQNCLNCLKEAVAGQLDNLYTSALLSYTFTLAGDEETRSKLVTYLHHKSDTHGGTRHWARAGASGKGLDSLEVEMTSYVLLALLSGPTMKEFGLDYSSGIVRWLAQQQNPSGGFSSTQDTVVALQALAKYGAATYSEEGSTAVTVTSLGGLNKEFTVDQRTRLLYQEERLSEVPGEYTIRAQGQSCVLAQISMHYNIPPPPDFSAFNITTVTMAKCNISRPQLILFVTVRYQGRREETNMVIINIKLLSGYILDKSSLKLLRSDHSVKRVDVEEGFINIYLDGLKKDEPLIHSVTLEEDQPVRNLKPAVVKVYDYYQTSDVAVTDYTSPCAENDTINEL from the exons TGTTTTTGCAGTGACTGTGAGCTCCCAGGTGAGAGGAGGGAAACAGGAGACCTTGTGTGCCCAGATCCACGGCCCCACGGAGCCCGTCACCCTGACCGTCACCCTCGAAGTGGATGCTAGCAGCACCGTCATCCTGGAGGAGGCTGTCAAACAGGACTTTTACCGCTGCTTAAACTTCCAG GTCCCTCCAGTGCGCACCAGAAAAGTGGCATCCATTAATGTCACTATTCAGGGTGAGAGCGCCTCCATGAGTAAGAAGACCAAAATCCTCATTGAGCCTGCTGCTTTTATCCATATCATCCAGACTGACAAACCGATCTACAAACCTGGACAGACTG TCCAGTTCCGAATTGTCTCCATGGATGCCAACTTCATCCCTGTAGCTAGAGTG tacAAAGTGGTGGAGCTTCAG GATCCCAATTCGAATCGAATAGCCCAGTGGTTGGACAAGGCCATTGTTAGTGGCATCCTGGATCTTTCCCACCCAATGATTCCTGAGGCGATGCAAGGAAGCTACATGATCACCGCCTCAACGGACAAAGGAGAGCGAATATCCCACAGTTTTGACATCAAGGAATACG ttTTGCCAAAGTATGAAGTGAAAGTTCACCTGCCCAGTGTGATTTCCATCTTGGACCAAGAGGCAACATTAAGGGTCTGCGGAAA GTACACCTATGGGAAACCAGTTGTTGGTTCGGTGCGGGCTGTGTTTTGTAGAAGCGTCATTCGATTTCACTGGTATACAAGTTTCCAAGAAACTGACCTCTGCAAGACATATGAAATGACA ACGGATAAAAGTGGTTGCGCTTCGCAAACTGTGAACCTGACGGAGTTTTCCCTCACCAAGAGCATGTACGATGACAGTTTTGACGTCAGTGCTGAAATGGAGGAATATGGCACAG GGGTCATTCTTAAAGGCAGTGGGCGGGCCAGCTTCAGCAGTCAGATCAGAGCTGTCACCTTTGAGGATGTACCTGCAGCATACAAGCCTGGCATCCCATTCGAGGGAAAG GTCAAAGTGGTCGGCCCAGACACCAAGCCTGTCTCCAATGAGGCAGTGTACCTGTTTGCCCTTGACTCACAAAACTTAACACTCACTACAGACACCAAAGGCatggcttcattttctttgGACACCACCCTCTGGACAGACACTGTGACTCTAAAG GCGAGGTCCAGAAAGACGGAGGAGAATGAGCCATATGAGCCCAGTGTGCGCAGACCAGACTACAGGTCGGCCTACCACCACGCCGCAGCATTTTACTCCAAGAGCAGCAGCTTTCTGAAGCTCATGCAGGTCAACGAGGAGATCTCCTGTGACAAAGATGCCACTGTGCGTGCTCAGTACATCATCCAGGGGGAGGAGCTAAAGAAGGGACCAGTAGTGGAAGTTGACTTCTTTTACCTG GTGGTGTCCAGAGGTGGAATTTTGCAGCACGGTCGGGTGTCAGCAGCTGTTAAAGGAGGGATTG TCAACAGGGGAGAGGTTTCCATCCCCCTCCGTCAGGTTACAAACCTGGCACCATTTGCCCAGGTGGTAGTTTACACTGTGATGCCCAGTGGAGAGACCGTGGCCGACAGCCAGGACTACCCCATTCAACTCTGCCTCAATAACAAG GTGTCTCTGAAGTTTCCGTCCCTCCAGGAGCTTCCAGCAGAGAAGACGACACTCAGTCTGCAGGCACACCCAGGCTCCATGTGCTCTGTCAGAGCCATCGACCAGAgcgtcctcctgctgcagtcagagcaggaaCTCACGGTGGACTAT GTGTACAGCCAGCTGCCTTTGCAGAAGCTGTCAGGATACAACTATGAAGTGGAAGACTTTGAGCCATATCCATGCTTCCCTTTGCCAatgccagaaccagaaccagaaccagagcctGAACCGGAACCAGAACTGGCGATTGAGCTTGGACTGGAGGCATCTGATCGAACGAAGCGCTCAATCTACTTTGGACAGCCCAATCAGAAGAATGATGTCTACAGCATCTTTAAA GATATTGGGATCAAAATTGTGACCAACTCCGATGTGAAAAAACCTTATAACTGCCATGAAAGGAGTTATGACTTAATGTACTATGATGCTG AGGTGCAGTTTGGCGATGTTTTTCTAGACTATGCGGCTCTTGACGATTCAGCTGGAATGACCAAGGAGATCGTTAAAGATCCAGCTGGAATGACCAAGGAGACTATTAGAACATACTTCCCTGAGACCTGGATCTGGGAGCTGGTTTCTGTTGG AGACAGTGGGTCCGTGGATGTGGAGAAGACAGTGCCTGACACCATCACAAAGTGGGCAGCCGGAGCTTTCTGCGTCTCGTCTGTGGGCTTCGGTGTGTCGCCCAACATTGGACTGACTGCCTTCCAGCCGTTCTTTGTCAGTCTCACTTTGCCCTACTCTGTCATCCGAGGGGAGGTGTTCACACTCAAAGCCACGGTCTTCAACTATCTCTCCAAATGCATCATG gtgaagGTTACACTGACTGATTCAGACCAGTACACCTTCAGGAACTGTGAGGGCTGCCAGTACaacgtgtgtctgtgtggggaGGAGAGCAGGACCTTCTCATGGATTGTAACGCCGACCGCTCTAG GTCAGGTGAATCTGAAGGTCAGCGCAGAGGCCCTGAAGACCGACGTACTGTGTGGCAACGAGGTGGCCACCGTCCCCGACACGGGCCGAATCGACACGGTGGTCCGCACCCTGCTGGTGGAG GCTGAAGGAACACCGCAGACGATCAGTCATAATGCTCTGCTCTGTCCTGCAG AGGGGCCCGTGGAGAAGAAAATCTCTCTCCTGATGCCTGAGATGTTTGTTGCTGGATCAGCCAGGgcctctgtctctgttctgg GTGACCTGATGGGCCGAGCCACAAAGAACCTGGACAAGCTCCTGGCCATGCCGTACGGCTGCGGGGAGCAGAACATGGTGCTGTTTGCTCCCAACATCTTCATCCTCAACTACCTGAAAAGCACCGGTCAGCTGACCAAGGAGATTCAGGACAGAGCAACACGCTTCCTGGAGAGCG gaTATCAGAGGGAGCTGACCTACAAGCATGATGACGGCTCCTACAGTGCCTTTGGGAAGAATGATGATTCTGGAAACACCTG GCTGACCTCTTTTGTGATGAAGTCTTTCGGCGGGGCGACGCCGTACATCTTTGTGCATCCGCAGCACATTAAAGAAGCCAGGAGGTGGCTGTCCAAACACCAGCGGCCTGACGGCTGCATCAGGTCTGTGGGGAAACTCTTCCACAACGGCATGAAG GGAGGAGTGAGCGACGACGTGTCTCTGACGGCCTACATCACGGCCGCCCTGCTGGAGCTGAACGGCAACGTCACG GACCCCATGGTGCAGAACTGCCTGAACTGTCTGAAGGAAGCAGTGGCCGGCCAGCTGGACAACCTGTACACCAGCGCCCTGCTGTCCTACACCTTCACTCTGGCTGGAGACGAGGAGACGAGGAGCAAACTCGTCACATACCTGCACCACAAGTCCGACACGCATG GTGGCACCCGTCACTGGGCCAGAGCAGGGGCTTCTGGGAAAGGCCTGGACTCTTTGGAGGTGGAGATGACCTCCTACGTGCTGCTGGCTCTGCTCTCCGGCCCGACCATGAAAGAATTTGGTCTGGATTACTCCTCCGGCATCGTGCGCTGGCTCGCCCAGCAGCAGAACCCGAGCGGTGGCTTCTCCTCCACACAG gaCACCGTGGTGGCCCTCCAGGCTCTGGCTAAGTACGGCGCTGCCACCTACAGTGAGGAGGGCAGCACTGCAGTGACGGTGACGTCTCTGGGAGGCCTGAACAAAGAGTTCACGGTGGATCAGAGGACCAGGCTGCTGTACCAGGAGGAGAGGCTGAGCGAGGTCCCAGGAGAGTACACCATCAGAGCCCAGGGACAGAGCTGCGTGCTGGCACAG ATCTCCATGCATTACAACATCCCCCCTCCCCCCGACTTCTCTGCCTTCAACATCACCACCGTCACCATGGCCAAGTGCAACATCAGCAGGCCCCAGCTCATCCTCTTTGTGACCGTcag